The Zonotrichia leucophrys gambelii isolate GWCS_2022_RI chromosome 22, RI_Zleu_2.0, whole genome shotgun sequence genome includes the window CTCTGAGCAGAGGCATGACTGGATGAGCTCCCAGAGCCTCTTCCATCCCAAACTGTCCCATAAACTACAAAACTGCAATATAAACCAGGCTGTGACACCTCAGTTAGGGCAGGACTTCTACAAAAGAACTTTTCCAGATAAAACAATAGCCCTTGCAATGCAATGCATTCTCCCAGCCTTGTAAAAACCCAAgtgttttttaaacacagcagGCTGACTTCTCAGACACAACCAGAGACaagtgctggggcacagctgcagggctctgcaccaCAGCAGTGCTATGAAGCAGCAGCCACGAGACACTGGGAGAGGTTTCTCAAGGGGCTGGTTATGCAACTTGACTAAAAAAAAACACTTCCCCTCAGTGCtcataaaaaacccccacttCCCCTCAGTGTCAAGAAATGAGAGCTCCTGagatgcagagccctgggctgtgtcatCCCACACCAGGATCAGCTCCTCTCACCCAACACTGCCCATGTCCAGCACGCAGAACAGCCTTGCAGAGCCAGCGCGAGTGAGATCAGCCCTGATTTTCCACAGTGGTGTTACTCACTCTGCTTCTCTCACCATGACAGCGTTAACCCAACACCCACTGCCAGGAAGTGTCCAAgtcacagcaggctgagggctggCAGTGAACTTTACTAATCCCAGTGACATCAATCCCCACAGCCCAAGTGCAAACCCACAGGACCCAGCAGTGCCCTTCAAGGCAGAGGAGatgcagcctctgctctcctcctgctgctctcactccACAGCAACTCACAGATAAATCTTTCGTAAGCTCTCTTCTCGTGTCTGTAAAACCCAGTCCTGGGAGGTGAAGTGCTCAAAGAACAGGTTATGCATACAACTCATCACACTTCAACAAATTCACCCAGGAACCTCCCGTGTGCTTTTCCACATCTTCCAGCTGAACTGGTTCTGTGGCTGACCTAAATGCAGTAATGGTGATAaaggatttatttctgtttaattaGTGACAAATTTCACAAACATTAGTCCGTAATGCTCAGACTGACATTAACattcccctctccatccctcgAGCAGCCTCAGACAATGCAGAACTCCAGCTTGAACCACTTCCACCAGCTGCCACACAGGAACAGTGGAGCCATTCTGCCTCCCTCTCACACGCTGCCAAAGACACTGCTAACAGCAGAACTGATTCCAGCCCCAGACTTGAAAGATCTGTCTGGCTTCTGCCACAAAACACatgtttgatttaaaaaaaaagcgATCCACTTTAACACAAGTAAACCCTGAGCAGCTACAGTTCAAAGCCACAAACTAACTGCTAACACTAAAAAATTCTCCAATTCTGAAGAGTGAATAAGATGTTTAATCCTTTTAAATGCAAActcaaagcagaaaggaaacactttcttctcctctccctaAAGCCACATCACAGTTTCCAGGCAGGGCCATTTCCATGCTGCAAGAAGCAGGTGCAATTATGGCCTGCACCAGGTGGGATATGGAAATAGAGCCTTACTTCAGCTCAGAGGAGTCAGAGTCACGTCCTGCTCTGATTCCTAAGTCTGCCTCCTTACCCCTGAGGGAAAACGTGTGTTTGATGCTGACACGGGCAGGAGGTGtgagaggaagagcagcagagctggataAACCATGGGCTTATAAAACCTGAATTCTTTTCCTGCAGCTACACGTTGGTCAAATGGCCAAAACATTTGCACTAACACAAAGGAACAGCTGCATGTCTGCCCTTCTGAGGCTGAGACCTTTGCTTTTCACTGCCTTAAAAGAAATAAGCAACCCATACTACAAAAGAGAAGACTAAACAAGCTAGAAAAATGTGGAGAAGTACTCTGCCCATTCCAAAAGCCATTGAAATCCTCAGCTGTAGCTGAATTTTGAAACTGCTGTTTTCCAAGCTGGATGACCCCCATCATCCTCACTCTGTGGGAACTCCCTTTCCCAGAAGCATGTGCATCCATCCAGTGGCTGGCAATTCCAATGCTCCCACTGCACTCAACTACCAAAACACATCAAAATTAGCAAACACTGCATCTGCTGACTCACTTCCCTGTGAACCCTGCTTCCCCACGAGCCACGAGGGGACACTGCTcagacacagccacagcagcactgcaaacccttcccaccagagcagcaccagaaccagggcacagccacccaaaattcacctgcagcacctggatgTGAGAGCCACAATGCTGCACCTtgcctccaccacctccctaaGCACTGCTGCCTCAGAGAACAGCTTTCTAAAGATCCTGGCTGTTGTTCAGACCAGACTTTGGGGCTTTTTGAAGCTCCTGTTACAGCCCAACACGTCCCTGCCCACAGTGTCACCTGCTGGGTGACAGGACAAAGGAGCAAGTCAGCCTGCTGGGTCTGGGGAGGTAACAGGCATTCTGCAGCTCCCTGACTTGgcattttttctcctcaaagcACTCtaggagccagcagagcagacaAAGGCAGCACCAACTCCCCCAGCTACATTTTGCCATAGTTTTGGTGTTAAATCCAGGACCTGGCTCACTGCAGCACGGCCAAGAGCaagcagaaggaagaggaaCAGTCTAATGGCCAAAACACCCTTAAAATGGAAGGCTCAGACATCCCCTCTCACAGCCTCAGCACAGATTCCCAGGTGAAGTGCCAGTGAGAAGCATTAACCCAcaagaaggaaagcacagaactcGTGTCCCCCACCCAGCATTTCCCTCTGGTCCCATCAGATCAGTGTTGCAGAGTTCTGCTGGTTGAGGgaccagccagcccaggggaaCTGAGAGCTCCACAGAGATCAACAGTTCAAAAGCACTGAAGAATGCTTCCCCCTCCTTTTAATGTAAACTCCAAATAATTCATGTCAGAATTTCTATGAGAGGAAGGTTTCTAATTTAAGAGAGAAATAAAGCCTGTAATATACCTACCCAATATCATTGTCTTGTTCTGCTCTGAGCATGGCAAACCACTGCTGTTTGTAAACAGAGGACAGCcattctaaaattaaaaaaaaaaagaaagaaaaaggcttGGTGTTGTctttggagctgggaatggggatggtcATGTACATTAGAAATAGAGAAATACAATTAGATAGAAATAATGAAGTTACACTTATGAACTGGACAAGTGTGTGCACCCCACCCCCTGTaactccctgtgctctccagccccagcacagggaaaggatAAAcatgcacagccagcagcagccactccacaCTGTGCTCATCCCTCCAACACCCACTGCTGCCACAAGTGATGCAACTCCACCTTTTCTCAGCACACACCGCCCTGCTCAGCCAAGGAGCTTGTCAGCAAGCTCTGGGGAGAAGGTGCTGTGCTCTGAACCCCCAGGGGAACTCTACGCAAgctaaagaagaagaaaacacaatcaagggataaaagaaaacagtgacTTAACACAAATATGgtaaaacaaacacaagttgTACCCTGCTAAGAATAAACATAAATCATGTCTTCCTTGGAGAACACACAAAGATTTTACTGGCTGTGTTAATTTAATGTTGCAACCAAGAgataaaacagaacaaaactcAGTGGTTTGCCAGGCGGTTACACAAAAGGGATCCCAGCATCACAGGGTGTAAGAAGTTCTTAGTCAAGATAACAAATGGGGCAAGGGGCAAGGTCAGAAATGAGAGCCACCTCTGGGAAATGGGCTGGGTGAGAGAACAGGGAGAGCCAACGTGACCCAACCAACCCAGGAAGCTGCTGAATGGGACAGAAGGGAGGAGAGGCCAGATCATGGATGGAAACTTCAAACCAGCCTTTGTCCCACTGACTCTAGAGTGAAAGTACAGACCGTGATAGGAGCAAACTGGGCATCAACCAAAGTacaactgcaaataaaaaatgaattaagGAAACCTACACAGGCAAGGAGCAGAGAATGGATGTGCTacaagggaaggaagaaatatCAGGAGGGAGAGCATCTTCTGTGTTTGTGCATTGCAGGTATCTATTTCCTACCTCGCATTTCATCTGCTGATTTATGAAGAGGGaaagcacagctgaggaaaTGTTCACAAGCCACCAATAAAACAGAACAACAAACACTGCTCACACAGACACATTATGTATTCCTGTCTCTTGCACCTTTTCTGCACAAACATCACACTGCTGTGAACTCCTAACACAGAATTTCAGTTCTCCCCTCCAGGACCTACACACCAgagtataaaaataaataaacaatcaCAGTACTACTTTCAACTACTCAGTGTCATTTGCTTCTCTACCTCCTTGAGAACAATTTCATGTGGAATAACCTTCCAGCAGAGCACAAACTACCCAGCAcaggccctgcctgcagcctctcAGGTACAAAGCATCCCCTCACACAGTGAATGCTGGCAGGCACCAGCCTGCTCCAAAGTGCAGCCCAGGAGTTATCTCAGCCTCCTCTTAAAGGAGAGCCAAAGTTCTGATCTCAACACAGCTGCACCCTGGCATGGACAGATTACAGGGGCAGGCAAGCACCAAACTGAGACAGCACTTCCCAGCACAGAGAtcctcctgcaggcagcacgTGCCCTGTGCCCCCTTTCCTTACATCACAGACCCTGTGCCCCCTCTCTGTGTCACCACAGTgccaccctgtgtcccctttCCTTACAtcacagccctgtgtcccctttcCTGCACCACAGTGCCACCCAGCTGCCTGTGTCCCTTCTCTGTCACCACAGTGCCACCCTGTATGCCCTCTCTCTGTCACCACAGTGCCACCCAGCTGCCTgtgtcccttttccctgtcaccacagtgccaccctgtgtcccctctccctgtcACCACAGTGCCACCCAGCTGCCTgtgtcccttttccctgtcaccacagtgtcaccctgtgtcccctctccctgtcactgcagtaccaccctgtgtcccctctgcctgtcaccacagtgccaccctgtgtcccctctccctgtcactgcagtaccaccctgtgtcccctctccctgtcactgcagtaccaccctgtgtcccctctccctgtccccacagtgccacccaccagctccagccccctccccagctctgtccctgctggcacaggcccAGCCCCTCCGTGTCTGCCCTGGGCTGAAGGAACCCAAGGCAGGAGTGGAGGGAGGCCCAGCCgtgccagccctccctccccgcctcacctgagggcagcagggcgTCCCTCTCCACGATCCTGGCCGAGGCCAGGTCACTGATGATGTACTGCAGCCTCAGGTGAGCGAACACGGGCACGAAGGCGCTGCCCTGCGCCGACTCCAGGAAGGCAACGTCGCCCCCAAACTCTGCAACACAGCACCCACACCGTGGTTTggcccccaaatccttcccacaCCTGTTTATACTGCAGGTTTTACTTATGGGTTAGAAAAAGTTATTATTGGCGTTTAACGGCTTTGATTTTATTAGGGTTATTGAGTGGCCTCTGGCATTAAAATGGAGAATTATTGGTGTTCAAAGCCCGAgccaagggctggcagctcctaCCTCTCCTGCGCTCAGCAAACCAGGCATCAGCTTCAGTCAGCACCTGCTTGAAAGAGCCATTCCAAGAAGGCACGAGCTGAAGGAACATCCACTgggcaaaacaaagaaattctAGTGAGTCGGCTGACGTTTCAGTAAGAAATCTGCATGCTAATAAGAGACATTTCCACAGTGCACTCATTTCTACAAAAGTTCTGCTATTCCATTAAATACTTCCAGTCAACCCCACAAAGGTTCACTGCACTGAGCCCCAGGCAAGCACCTTTTTGAGAGCAGTGTACACATCCATCTCCACCTGCAGCACAAACAGGTTGGAGGAGCTGATCAGCTGCTTCATGAGGTTTATGCTGGAAAAAATCAATTGTAACAGGTCAGTGAgacacaaaacagaaaaaggagaaggggaggcAGGGAACAAGCAACGAGCAATGGCCAGAAAGCGATCTGCAGCGGGCTGCAGCCTTGGGCAGGGACtgtcctccatccctgcagccccactaAGGGAAGTGCAGCCCCAGTACCTGAGCTCCTTGAAGAGTCCAACACTCTGGTGAGTCATCAGATTGTTCAAGAGCCACTCAAGGCACCTGCAAGGAAAGCAAGGAGTTAGGACCTCTGCTTGTTCCTTCTCTGTGTcaacactgctgcagcagctgctccctcagcaaATTTGCCGACAACACTGAGCTGGGTGGGATTGTGGGTCTGCAGGAGGGCACAAGGGttctgcagaaggagctggacaGATTCAATCGATTCAGATTGGGCACTTgatgttttttccctgtttgggtggtcaggcattggaatagAGTCCCACCTCCACCCTGGAGGTGTGAGTCTGGCTCTGGATTATGTGGTTTAGTGGTTTCAGTGGAAGTGCTGGGTGGgtggttggactggatgatctcatGGATCTCTTCCAACTTTGATGTTCTAAGATTCTATTCcaaaaaaatattgaaacaaTTAACCTGGTCATTATGCTACTGTGTGTAAATTCAGTGTTAAGTAGCAATGTCCAAAGCAGTTTGGAGACAGCAATTCTTACTTTTTCTTCACGGAGTCCAGTCCATATGTCCCTGCAGAATTGTAATAACCACACACAGTTTGGGCAGTGATGGTTTCCTTCATTGTTTCACCACATTGCTGGATTAAGCCAtcctgcagggaggaaaaagcaCACAGACATTCTGAGTGTTCACTTCCCAACAGGAAATGTCAGGCTCTGTGCTGTTCACACAGATTTTCATGCCTGAGCCATCCCCCAAGTCCCACAGTGACTGGTGCTATGCTGCTCAAACCATTTAAACATCATTCCTCAGAAACACAGACGTTCCTAAAGAACATTTCCCTTGAAAGAAAAGGGTACTGAGTGCCCTCAGGGTAGAGCAAGCGAGCTCCAAAACCTATTTAATCTACTTGTAGATATCACTCACAAATCACTTAATCTCACACCTCAACCTTAGTCACAGCATTTTCCAATAAACCCACTGCTTTGTGTTTGGCTTTTTCCCCAGTTAGCCTGAAAAGCTGATTCATTCCTCTGGGTGCAAACGGCCACGTGGGCGAGGATGCCCTGAACTGCTGCGTTCCTTTCGGGTAAGGACAGAAGGAATGGCATTATTTCTGACTCACCAGCTGCAGCATGCAGGCTGCGGCCAGCAGCGCCACCACGCGGCTGGGGTTGATCAGCACATCGTCCCTGTAGAGCGAGCCAAAggccacctgcagggctgcagagggaacaCAGTCACAGGGAGGCACTGAACACAACCTAAACACGACCCTAAAGTCCCTAAACACAACCAAACCCCTCACTGCACTAAACACAACCTAAACACGACCCTGAAGTCCCTCAACACCACCAAACCCCTCACTGCACTGAACACAACCTAAACGCGACCCCAAAGTCCCTAAACACAACCAAACCCCTCGCTGAACTAAACACAACCCTAAAGTCCCTCAACAACATCAAACCCCTCACTGCACTAAACACAACCTAAACATGACCCTGAAGTCCCTCAACACAACCAAACCCCTCGCCGCACTGAACACAACCTAAACACGACCCTAAAGTCCCTAAACACCACCAAACCTCCCACTGCACTAAACACAACCTAAACACAACACCAAAGTCCCTCAACACCACCAAACCCCTCGCTGCACTAAACACAACCTAAACACAACCCCAAAGTCCCTCAACACAACCAAACCCCTCACTGCACTGAACACGACCTAAACACGACCCCAAAGTCCCTCAAACCACCAAACCCCTCGCTTCACTGAACACAACCGAAACACGACCCTAAAGTCCCTAAACACAATCTAAATGCGACCCTGAAGTCCCTCAACACCACCAAACCCCTCACTGCACTAAACACGACCTAAACACGACCCTGAAGTCCCCAACACAACCAAACCCTTCGCTGAACTAAACACAACCTAAACACAACCCCAAAGTCCCTCAACACCACCAAACCCCTCGCTGCACTGAACACAACCTAAACACGACCCTAAAGTCCCTCAACACAACCAAACCCCTCGCTGCACTGAACACAACCTAAACACAACCCCAAAGTCCCTCAACACCACCAAACCCCTCGCTGCACTGAACACAACCTAAACACAACCCCAAAGTCCCTCAACACCACCAAACCCCTCGCTGCACTGAACACAACCTAAACACAACCAAACCCCTCGCTGAACTGAACACAAGCTAAACACGACCCTAAAGTCCCTCAACACAACCAAACCCCTCACTGCACTAAACATGACCAAAACACGACCCTGAAGTCCCTCAACACCACCAAACCCCTCACTGCACTGAACACAACCGAAACACGACCCCAAAGTCCCTCAACACAACCTAAACACGACCCCAAAGTCCCTCAAACAACCAAACCCCTCGCTGCACTGAACACAACCTAAACACGACCCTAAAGTCCCTCAACACAACCAAACCCCTTGCTGCACACCTTCTCTGTGTCTCAGCGCTGGTTCTTTATCTAGAGCAGCTGACCAGACTGAAAACACAACACGGGGTAACTGGCAcacacatcttttatggaaaatcctttccttaggattgttcctcctgagaagctgagaggcctcaaaatgtgaacaatggttatctgctgctgtggaatgcaacaggtgcatctgtgattggtctcacagagttgtttataattaatggccaatcacagtcagctggctcggacagagagcccagccacaaacctttgttatcattctttcctattctattcttagccagccttctgatgaaacccttccttctattcttttagtatagttttaatgtaatatatatcatgaaataataaatcagccttctgaaacacagagtcagatcctcatctcctccctctcctcagacccctgtgaacaccatcacattACTGAGCTCCCAGGATTTAAACAAACTCTCCAGCACCCCTGAGAGCTGAAAAACTGCACAAAGAGAAGCTGAACCTCAAGAGCCTTCTCTGAACATCACCAGGGTTAACTTAAGCTCTCCCTTCAGGGTTCTGTTAAAATAAAAGGCTCCCACTTACCTTCTACATCAATATTTTGATCAGGAATCTCCAGCTCTATGACATTCATGCTGGATTCTTTCCAAGAGCCACTGAACATACTGGAAAAGTAGCCTGACTGTatgaaggaagagagaaaaagaactcAACTAAGAGATTTCATCCAAACTGCCAAAAGCAGCACCAACACGGTTAATATTTCCCTTTATGCAGAACAAAATAGATGAAGGGAGCTTTCACAAGCTAAAACATTGTGACAGACTCGAGGGGCTGACTGTAGCTGCTGTTTCTGACACTCAAAATGCCTACAGGAAAGTTTGGGCTACGTGTGTGCAACCAGAGTAAGGAGGGAGTTTGAAAAGGCCAGAAAAGCTACACAAGCTCTTTTTCCCACAAATCACATCACCAGTGGGGACAGAATTAGTCCAAAAACGAAGTCCTTAAGGTTACTGGCAAACAACAAATCCTGCAGGCATTAGGGAATGCCAGTTaggggtggaaaaaaaaaaaggcatgcaAGACATACAAATTACTGTACAAGGCTGCAGCCTCATACCaaggacacagacacacacaccaTTTACGGCAATATACCTTTTATTATTAAGTGAAAAGCACATAAAACTAGAATTTGAGGTTTCCAtccaaaggaagggaaagataATGCTCTACTAGGGTTCCTgattttccttcccagcagcagatgTGCCCATTATGAGATGCTATCAATGAAGTTTACCTGAGAGatcaaaaaaataaagtctATTTGTACAGCACCGCATTCC containing:
- the GMCL1 gene encoding germ cell-less protein-like 1, which translates into the protein MGSLGSRVLRRKAGLPRGEAAAAGKGGKRKRGGAEGTGDSDSDGEAEREERLLHLRGRRKKLKSTSKYIYQTLFLNGENSDIKICALGEEWNLHKIYLCQSGYFSSMFSGSWKESSMNVIELEIPDQNIDVEALQVAFGSLYRDDVLINPSRVVALLAAACMLQLDGLIQQCGETMKETITAQTVCGYYNSAGTYGLDSVKKKCLEWLLNNLMTHQSVGLFKELSINLMKQLISSSNLFVLQVEMDVYTALKKWMFLQLVPSWNGSFKQVLTEADAWFAERRREFGGDVAFLESAQGSAFVPVFAHLRLQYIISDLASARIVERDALLPSEWLSSVYKQQWFAMLRAEQDNDIGPQEINKEELEGNSMRCGRKLAKDGDYCWRWTGFNFGLDLLVTYTNRYIIFKRNTLNQPCSGSVSLQPRRSIAFRLRLASFDCSGKMICSRTTGYQILTLEKDQEQIVMNLDSRLLTFPLYICCNFLYTSPEKRAGSEAQLDHLEC